Below is a genomic region from Pseudomonas berkeleyensis.
CCTGGAGAATCTCTTCCGGTGCCTCGAAACCGAACGGCGCCGGGTTGCCGATGTTCAGCTTGAGGATGCGGTGGCCTTCCTCTTCCAGACGCTTGGCGTGCTTGAGCACCGGCCCGCGAATGTCATAGCAGACGTTGGCGAGCTTGTTCGATTTGCTGACCTGCATGTGAGAAATCCCGATCGATGGAGAACCCGCCAATGTGGCTTGCCAGTATCTCCGGGTGGAGAAACGGGCAGCCTGAAACGCGGGTGACAGACTGGGGTCGAATCATACGTTGCAGCCTGTGTGCGGCAAAGGTGCTGCCCTGGCTTTTTTGTGGTTTGCCGCGCAGAGTGGGGCACCCATTGGGCGGCGCCCTGAGGGCTGGGCGTTAGATTGTTTTGTCAATGCACACTTGGCCGACGATCACTGCGCTGTGGTTCGTGGCAGAATTCCCGCCAGTGCAATCTCCGGCTGCTTAATCGAGGAGGAAACCGTTCGTGGACAAGCTCGACAAACCCCTGGATGCATGGCGCGACGAATTATCTCAGGAGCAATTCCATGTCTGCCGGCTGGGCGGCACTGAACGCCCGTTCAGCGGCCAGTATCACGATGACAAGACGCCCGGCATCTACCACTGCGCCTGTTGTGGCGAGGCATTGTTCGACTCCGATGCGAAATACGATTCCGGCAGCGGCTGGCCGAGCTATTTTCAGCCGGTGGGTGAGGCGGTCATCCGTGAGCTGGACGACTTCAGCCATGGCATGCACCGCATCGAGGTCAAGTGCGCCAAGTGTGACGCGCACCTGGGCCATGTGTTCCCCGATGGGCCGCGTCCCACCGGTTTGCGTTATTGCATCAACTCGGTATCGCTGAAGCTGATCCCGCGCGAGTGATCGCCCCCTGTCGTCCGTGTGGCGGGCTCAGCTCTGGCGAGCCTGCTCACGGCTTTCTTCCAGCGCATCGCAGGCCTGCTGGATCATGTCTTCGGTGATCGGCACTTCGCGGCCCTGACCGTCGATGATAAAACCGCCCACCGGCTCCTGCGATTGCTTGCTGGTGATGCATGGGGCTGCGTTGTCTTGCATGCTCATGGCCTGTCTCCTCATCAATGATGCGCGCCACTCTAGAGTGCCCAGATGAAGGCGCGGTGACAGTTCAAAGTCTGCTGCGCGTCGGCAGCCGCTTGTGGCTATGCCTGACTCTGGCTCGCGATACTTTGAACAGGTTTCAAGACGGCGGAACTCCGTCACAAAATACAGTGTGAAAGTCGTATTGCAGGCGGCATGCCAGCCTGCGTGGAACGAGGAACTCATGTCGCGTTTTCATATCGGTCTGATCATCAATCCACTGGCTGGGCTGGGCGGCCCGGCAGGGTTCAAGGGCAGCGACGGCATGGCCGAACAGGCGCTGGCTCTGGGTGTCGAGCCAAAAGCCGCACAACGTACACGCACGGCACTTGAACAGTTGTTGACCCTGCGTGAGCGCATAGAGTTCGTCAGCTATCCGGGCGATATGGGTGGCGATCTTTTGGCGCAGATGGGCTTCGAGCATCGTTTGCTGGGGCAGGTCGACCCTCAGTTGACCACAGCAGAAGACACCCGCCGGGCCGTGCAGCAACTGCAGGACGCAGGCGTGGCGTTGATTCTGTTTGCCGGCGGCGATGGCACCGCGCGCGATGTCTGTGCGGCCGTCAGGCAAGGGCAGCCAGTACTGGGCATTCCCGCCGGGGTAAAGATTCAATCTGGCGTCTACGCCATAAGCCCACGTGCAGCAGGCGAGCTGACTGCACGGCTGATCGAAGGTGGCCTGGTTCGTCTGGCCAGCGGTGAAGTCCGCGATATCGATGAGAATGCCTTGCGTGAGGGGCGCGTGACTGCACGCTGGTATGGCGAGCTGTGCGTGCCGCAGGAAGGTGGTTACGTACAGGCGGTCAAGCAGGGCGGTATGGAGTCCGAAGAACTGGTGCTGGCGGATCTTGCCGCCTGGCTGGAGGCAGAGTGGGAGCCTGGCGCGCGTTACGTGTTTGGCCCTGGTTCGACCTTGCATGGCCTGGCGCACAACCTGGGGCTGGAAACCACGTTGCTGGGCGTCGATGTGATCGAGGATGGTCAGGTCATTGCTCGTGACGTCAACGAAGCCGAGCTGTTCGGCCTGGTCGAGGGGCATCCGACTTATCTGCTGGTCACCGCCATTGGTGGTCAGGGCCATATCATCGGCCGCGGCAATCAGCAGGTCAGCCCGCGAGTGTTGCGCGCCATTGGCCTGGAGCGCCTGCGCGTGGTGGCAACCAAGCGCAAGCTGGCGACCCTGGAAGGAAGGCCGCTACTGGTCGATAGTGGCGACGTGACGCTGGACGATGCCTTTCCAGATGCGGTGCGGGTCTGGGCTGGCTATAAGGAAGAACTGCTGTATCCCCTGAGTCGATAGGAGATCGATATGCGAATGGTGATCGCGCTGCTGGTCTGGTCGCTGGCTTTTGCCGCGCAGGCCATCGAGGCGGACAAGCTGGTACTCGATGCGCGCAAGCAGGTTGGCGTGACCCTGAGCTATGACCCGGCCTACCGGAAACTGAGCTATCCAGGCGGCGACGTGCCCATGGCCACCGGGGTCTGCACCGATGTGGTGATCCGTGCGCTGCGCCAACAGGGGCTGGATCTGCAGGAGTCGGTACATCGTGATATGCGTGGCAACTTCGCGGTCTATCCGAAGCATTGGGGGTTGAGCCGCCCGGACAGCAATATCGACCACCGCCGGGTGCCCAACCTGATGACCTGGTTCAAGCGCCAGGGCTGGTCGCTGCCGGTCAAACAGGATGCCTCGGCTTACCGGGCCGGCGATATCGTCACCTGGGATCTGGGCCGCGGCCTCACCCACATCGGCATCGTCAGCGACCGTCAGGCTGCAACCGGCACACCGCTGGTGCTGCACAACATTGGCCGGGGTACGCAGGAGGAGGACATTCTGTTCGCCTACCGCATTACTGGCCATTACCGGGCGCTGGCGCAGCAGGCGAGGGCTGGTCAATGACGCAGCAGTCGTTGCCGCCGAATCTTGCTGCAGGCGAGCGTGTCGTACTGTTCGATGGCGTCTGCAGGCTCTGCAACGGCTGGGCGAGATTCCTCATTCGCCATGACCGGCAGCGACAGTTTCGCCTGGCTTCGGTGCAGTCGACACAGGGCCAGGCATTGCTGGCCTGGTATGGCCTGCCGACCGACCGTTTCGACACCATGGCGCTGATCGACGAGGCCGGGTTGCATGTACGTTCCTCGGCGTTGCTGCGCATCCTTGCCCGTTTGCCCCAGCCCTGGCGTAGCCTCAGTTGGCTGCGTGTGATTCCGCGCCCGCTGCGCGATTGGAGCTACGACCGCATTGCGCTGAATCGCTACCGTCTGTTCGGCCGGTATGAGGTCTGCCTGCTGTCCAGCGCCGACCATAGCGAGCGCTTCCTGCATGACTGATGCGCGTCTGGCGCAGATTGCCTGGCTCGCTCGGCTGGCCTTGGCGCTGGTGTTCATCTGGCATGGGCTGGCACCGAAGATTCTCTGGCTCAGCCCTGACGAGGTGGCGATGATCGGGGCTCACAGCCTGGCTGATTACCCGCTGTTCGCCACGGAGGTGATCGCCCGTATCGCTGGCGTCGCCGAGATACTCCTGGGCATCGTGCTGCTGACGCTGCGTCGGCAGCGCTGGTTCTTGCTGGTCGCTGGCGCAGTATTACTGGCGCTGTTGCTTGATGTTGCGTTGTTCAGTCCCCATCTGTTGATCCAGGCGTTCAATCCGCTCTCGACCAACCTGGCCGCGCTGACTCTGTGCGCAGTGGCATGGCTGGCCGAAGCGCCCTCGGCTGCTGACTCCTGAGACCTGTCATGACATCGATGCTTTCCTCCCGCCAGCGTGGTGCCATGCGCCTGGCCTGGCGCTTCATCGCGCCTTATCGCGGCCGAGTAGTGGGCGCGCTGCTGGCGCTGATGTTCACGGCGGCGATCACCCTGTCCATGGGCCAGGGCATCAAGCTGCTGGTGGATCAGGGCCTGGCCACGCAATCGCCGGCAGCGCTGCGTCAGTCCCTGCTGCTGTTCTTCGTGCTGGTTCTGGCGCTGGCCTTTGGCACCTATACGCGCTTCTATCTGGTGTCGTGGATCGGCGAGCGAGTGGTCGCGGATATCCGTCGGCGGGTGTTCGATCATCTGATCGAGCTGCACCCAGGCTTCTACGAGAGCAATCGCAGTTCGGAAATCCAGTCACGGCTGACTGCCGATACCACGCTACTGCAATCGGTGATCGGCTCATCGCTGTCGATGGCGCTGCGCAACCTGATCATGCTGATTGGCGGCAGCGTGCTGCTGGTGGTCACCAATCCCAAGCTCAGCGGCATCGTCCTGCTGGCCTTGCCGCTGGTGGTGGCGCCTATCCTGCTGTTTGGCCGCCGCGTGCGCGCACTGTCGCGGCAAAGCCAGGATCGTGTGGCGGATGTCGGCAGCTACGTGGGCGAGGCGCTGGGGCAGATCAAGACGGTGCAGGCCTACAACCACCAGGACGAGGACAAGCGTCGTTTCGGTGAGTCCGCCGAGGCGGCGTTCGATGTGGCGCGCAAGCGTATCGCCCAGCGTTCGTGGTTGATCACCGTGGTCATCGTGCTGGTGCTCGGTGCGGTGGGGGTGATGCTCTGGGTGGGCGGCATGGATGTGATCGCCGGGCGTATTTCCGGCGGCGAACTGGCCGCTTTCGTGTTCTACAGCCTGATCGTCGGCTCGTCGTTCGGCACCTTGAGCGAGGTGATCGGCGAGTTGCAGCGTGCGGCCGGCGCCGCTGAGCGTATTGGCGAGCTGCTGCGTGCCAGTAACGCCATCGTGGCGCCGCCGCAGCCGCAGCACCTGTCGCAGCCGGTGCAGGGACGTATCGAGCTGCAGGGCGTGCGCTTCGCCTATCCGTCACGCTCGGACAGCTATGCCATCGATGGCATCGACCTGCAGGTGGCAGCGGGTGAGACCTTGGCTCTGGTTGGCCCTTCTGGGGCAGGCAAGTCGACGCTGTTCGACCTGCTGCTGCGCTTCTTCGACCCGCAGGCCGGGCGCATCCTCATCGATGGCGTGCCGATCGATCAGCTCGATCCGCGTGAGTTACGTGCCAGTTTCGCCCTGGTTTCGCAGAATCCCGCGCTGTTCTTCGGCTCGGTCGAGGACAATATTCGCTATGGTCGCCTGGATGCCAGTCATGCCGAGGTGGAAGCGGCTGCACGTGCGGCGCACGCTCATGAATTCATCCAGCGCCTGCCACAGGGCTATCAGACTCATCTCGGTGAGGCCGGGCTCGGGCTCTCCGGTGGCCAGCGTCAGCGTCTGGCGATTGCTCGTGCCTTGCTTGCCGATGCGCCGATCCTGCTGCTGGACGAGGCTACCAGCGCACTGGATGCAGAGAGTGAACATCTGATCCAGCAGGCGCTGCCATCGCTGATGGCTGGACGCACGACGCTGGTGATCGCCCATCGTCTGGCCACGGTGAAACAAGCGGATCGCATTGCGGTGATCGAGCAGGGGCGCCTGGCCGCGATTGGCCGGCATGCCGAGCTGATCGAGCGCAGCCCGCTCTATGCGCGTTTGGCCGAGTTGCAGTTCGGCAGCTAGCTCTTGGGCCTGATAGTGGCGGCAGCGCCGGCCGAGGCGATGATGATCGCGCCGACGGCCAGCCACTGCCCCCAGAGCAGCTTCTCGCCGAGAAAAATCAGGCCGCATAGCGCGGCGACAGCCGGCTCCAGGCTCATCAGGACACTGAAGGTGCGTGCTGGCAGGCGCGTTAGGGCGACCATCTCCAGGCTGTAGGGCAGAGCGGAAGACAACAGCGCGACGCCCAGTGCGATTGGCAGCAGATCGACGCTCAGCAGGTCGCTACCGGCATGCCAGACCCCGATGGGTAGAACCAGCAGCGCGGCGACCCAGGTTCCCAGCGCAACGGTGTGGCGCCCATGCTGGGCGCCGGCTTTCTGGCCGAAGATGATGTACAGCGACCAGCAAACGCCCGCACCGAGCGCCAAGGCGGCGCCAAGCGGGTCGATGGCGCTCTGCGTGGCACCGGTGGGTAGCAGCATCCACAGCCCAGCAATGGCCAGGATGACCCAGATGAAATCCAGCAGACGGCGTGAAGAAAACAACGCCAGGGCCAGCGGGCCGGTGAATTCCAGGGCCACGGCGATGCCCAGTGGAATGCTCTGCAGCGACATGTAGAAGAGCAGGTTCATGCCCCCCAGGGACAGGCCGTAGGCGACGAGTGCCTGGCACTTGCGCAGATCCAGCTTGGCCCGCCAGGGCTGCATCACCAGCGACAGAATGATCGCACCGAGCACCAGGCGCAGCGCCGTGGTGCCCTCGGCACCGACTAGGGGGAACAGGTTCTTGGCCAGCGATGCACCGCTCTGGATCGAGACCATGGCCACCACGAGCAGGGCTATGGGGACAAAAAGTGCGGTGCGCGACATGGGGCTGTGTCCTGGTGCTGATCATCAAAGAAAAAACCGGCCGCTGGGGCCGGTTCTTCGTGGCGCCTTGTGGCTTAGCGGTATTCGCAGAGGTAAGCGGTATCCACGGCCACCTTCAGCTGGAACTTGCTGTTGGCTTCGACGGTGAACTTGCTGCCGGCTTCAAAGGTGTTCCAGCTGTCGCTACCCGGCAGTTTGACGGTCAGGGCGCCGGCGACGACATGCATGACTTCCAGCTGACTGGTGCCGAATTCGTATTCGCCCGGGGCCATCACGCCAATGGTGGCAGGGCCTTCAGCCATGGTGAAGCCGATGGATTTGACGGTGCCGTCGAAGTACTCGTTGACCTTGAACATCTGCGATTCCTCGGAAGGGTTTGGAAAAAATGCTGGGAGCCAGTTTTAACGTCGCTAGGCGACGACCCGAAGGATGGCCGCCATGGATGGCAGGCCATAAAAGGGCGCCAGTATGCCCAAGCGCTTTTTTTTCGTCATCACCCTTTCACGGGGAGAACCAGTGGCAGCAGGCGTGCTGTATTGCGTGCGTCCTCCAGGGCACGGTGCTGCTGCCCTTGAAACTGCATGCCGGCCAGTTGCAGGGCGCTGTGAAGGCCTACGGGGCGTGGCAACTGACGCGCCTTGGCGAAGGCTTGCTTGAGGTTCAGGTGCGGAACATCGGCCAACAGGCTATGCAGCTGATGCTGGCGCCATTCCTGTTCCAGTTGGCGGCGGTCGTAGTCCCCCCAGCTGCTCCAGCCCGCCAGACGCGGCGCATGTTGTCCCAGCCAGCGTTCGAACTGGGTCCATACCTGAGGCAAGGCGGCGGCGCTATCGATCTCGGCCTGGGTGATATGGGTGAGTTCGCGGCAGAAGTCGGTCAGGCAGGGCCGGCGCTGCGGTTTGATGATGCGCTGAAAATGGTCGCGCTCATGACCATCTGCTCCGACCAGGCTGGCACCGATCTCGATGATTTCCATTTCTTCCATCGCCCAGCCGCCTTCGTCGGTGGTGGCTTCCAGGTCGATGACTAGCCAATGCCCCATGGGCGCTCCTTAGAACCTGTCTGCGATATTTTGCGCTTCGGCCCCGCTGCATTGAAAAGGTTCCTGGCATCAGATCAGGCTCAAGCCCTCGCTCTGAACGAAACCGCTGGCAGTATGGAAGGGCTTTTCGAGCAGGGCAAACGCCGTGTTAGGCTCTGCCGCCTACATCTGGAGGAGGTTGGTATGGCAAAGGTCGCGTTTCTCGGCTTGGGCGTCATGGGCTATCCAATGGCCGGGCATCTGGCGCGCAAAGGGCATCAGGTGACGGTCTACAACCGCTCGCCGGGTAAGGCCGAGCAATGGATGGGCGAATACGCCGGCAGCAGTGCGCCAACACCGCGTGAAGCCGTGCAGGGTGCCGAGCTGGTGATGTGCTGCGTGGGCAACGATGATGACCTGCGCAGCGTGGTTCTGGGCGAGCAGGGCGCTTTCGCGGGTATGGCGCCGGGCGCCGTCCTGGTCGATCACACCACGGCCTCTGCTGATGTCGCGCGGGAGCTGGCAGCTATCGCCGCCGAGCGCGGCCTGGGTTTTCTCGATGCGCCGGTGTCTGGTGGTCAGGCGGGCGCCGTCAACGGCGTGCTGACGGTGATGGTTGGCGGCGAGCCGCAAGCCTATGCCGCCGCCGAAGCTGCTATCCAGAGCTATGCGCGAATGATTCGACTGATGGGGCCGGCCGGTAGCGGGCAGTTGACCAAGATGGTCAACCAGATCTGCATCGCTGGCCTGGTTCAGGGGTTGGCCGAGGCGCTGAACTTCGCTCAATGCGCCGGTCTCGATGGCCACGCGGTGGTCGATGTGATCAGCAAGGGCGCTGCGCAATCCTGGCAAATGGAAAATCGCTACAAGACCATGCTGGCCGGTGAGTTCGATTTCGGTTTCGCCGTCGACTGGATGCGCAAGGATCTGTCGATCCTGCTCGAAGAGTCGCGCCGCAATGGGGCGCAACTGCCGGTCACGGCGCTGGTCGACCAGTTCTACGCCGACGTGCAGGGCATGGGCGGTGGGCGCTGGGACACCTCCAGTCTGTTGGCGCGCCTGCAGCGTAACCACTGATCATGAAAGGCCTCGACTGGCGGCGCGCGCATCATTAGGATCGCCGCCGTTCGTTTCGCGTCGTCGAGGTCTTCTCATGGAATGTCGTGCCGGTTGTGGTGCCTGCTGCATCGCGCCCTCCATCAGTTCGCCGATTCCAGGCATGCCCGAAGGTAAGCCAGCAGGCGTGCGTTGTCTCCACCTTACCGTTGACTACCTCTGCGCCCTGTTCGGGCGGGCGGAGCGTCCGGCTGTGTGCGCTGCATTCAAGGCTGACGAGCTTGTCTGTGGCGACAGCCGTGAGAGTGCCATTCGAATGCTGGGTTGGCTCGAGCAGGCGACTGCCTGATGATCTGAACCCGCTATGATCATCAGCGGTCGAAACGCAAACAATCCCCAGGGAGCTGGTCTGAAGATGATCCGTATTTCCGCATTGGCCATGATCTTGTGTGCGAGCGCCGCCCATGCCGCCGAGAGGCCGTGGCAGCTGGAACGGGAGGAGGACGGCATTCGTGTCTATCTGGCCGAGGTGCCTGGGTCGAAGTACAAGGCCTACCGTGGCGTGGTCACGGTAAAAAGCGATCTGCCGCATTTGCTGGCCTTGCAGGAGGACGTTTCAGGCTCCTGCGCCTGGATCTTCAGCTGTCAGCAGCAGCGGCTGCTGGAGACCAAGGACGATGTCAGCGAAATCTATACCCGCTTCAAGATGCCCTGGCCGGTGAAGTCGCGTGATTCAGTGATTCAAGTCACCACTCGAACCGAGCCTGACGGCAGCGTCACGCGTCTGCTCAAGGCCGTGCCTGAGCGCCTGCCGGAAGAAAAGGACTTCGTGCGGGTCAGTCGGGTCGATGGCCAGTGGCATATGAAGCCGCTGAGCGATGGTGAGGTGGAAGTGACTTACGAGGTGCATACCGAGCCGGGTGGTAGCGTACCGTCCTGGCTGGCCAACAGCTTCGTGGTCGATGCGCCGCTGGAGACGCTGAAGGGGTTGCGTGCGCAGGCCGAGGGGCGTTGAGTCGCGCTGCATAGCTGGATAAATGAAAAAAGGCTGCCAATTGGCAGCCTTTTTCGTGATGCAGCGCTATCAGTCGCGGTTGGCAGGCAGGTCGCGCTGCTCGTAACCGGTGTACAGTTGGCGCGGGCGACCGATCTTGTACGGACCGGAGAGCATTTCCTTCCAGTGCGAGATCCAGCCGACGGTACGTGCCAGGGCGAAGATCACGGTGAACATGCTGGTCGGAATACCGATCGCCTTGAGGATGATCCCCGAGTAGAAGTCGACGTTCGGGTACAGGTTGCGTTCCTTGAAGTACGGATCGGTCAGGGCGATCTCTTCCAGGCGCATGGCCAGTTCCAGCTGCGGATCGTTGGTGATGCCCAGCTCGCCGAGGACTTCGTCGCAGGTCTGCTTCATCACGGTAGCGCGCGGGTCGCGGTTCTTGTAAACGCGATGGCCGAAACCCATGAGCTTGAACGGATCGTTCTTGTCCTTGGCCTTGGCGATGAACTTGTCGATGTTCGATACGTCACCGATCTCGTCCAGCATGGCCAGTACGGCTTCGTTGGCGCCACCGTGTGCAGGGCCCCACAGTGCGGCGATGCCGGCTGCGATACAGGCGAACGGGTTGGCGCCCGAGGAGCCTGCCAGGCGCACGGTGGAGGTGGAGGCGTTCTGCTCATGATCGGCATGGAGGATGAAGATCTTGTCCATCGCCTTGGCCAGCACCGGGCTGATCGGTTTGATCTCGGCCGGGGTGTTGAACATCATGTGCAGGAAGTTTTCCGCGTAGTTCAGGTCGTTACGCGGGTACATCATGGGTTGGCCCATGGAGTACTTGTAGGTCATGGCCGCGATGGTCGGCATCTTGGCGACCAGGCGCATGGCCGAAATCTCGCGATGGCGCGGATTATTGATGTCCAGCGAGTCATGGTAGAAGGCGGAGAGGGCGCCCACTACGCCGCACATGATGGCCATTGGGTGGGCATCGCGGCGGAAGCCGTTGAAGAAGGTCTTCAACTGCTCGTGAACCATGGTGTGGTTCTTGATGGTGCTGACGAACTGGGCCTTCTCTTCCTTGCTCGGCAGTTCGCCATTGAGCAGCAGGTAACAGGTTTCCAGGTAGTCGGAGTCTTCGGCGAGTTGCTCGATCGGATAGCCGCGGTGCAGCAGGATGCCCTTGTCACCATCGATATAGGTGATCTTCGACTCGCAAGAGGCGGTCGACATGAAGCCGGGATCAAAAGTGAAGCGACCCGTGGCGGTCAGGCCCCGCACATCGATTACATCAGGACCAACGGTGCCGGTCAGAACAGGCAGTTCGACGGGGGCTGCGCCCTCGATGATCAACTGCGCTTTTTTGTCAGCCATGTGTGGCCTCCTAATTATGCTTGGAATCATCAACCAGCCCCCCACGCAGGGCCCGCACCACTATAGTGGGATAAATCCGAAAGTCAATTTGCGAAAACCCAGCTGGCAGAAGGGTTTCGGCGTGGTTTTCAACGAAAAAAGGCCGCTATTTACGTCATTTTTTTACAGTCTGCAATGCGCTTTTTAGGGGGGGAGGTCGCATTGTCATTAGTCTGCTAACTGTCTATACTCTGCGGCCGACCGCCACAGGCTTTAGGGCCGTGTCATGGCGGTTGTCACTCATTGGGTGATGGGTACCTTGCCAGTGCACTTCCCAACAACTTTGCCCTGATAGTTAGGGGCTCTCAGTGTGATAAAAAAGCCGTGAATAGCCAACGACCTGTAAACCTAGACCTTCGGACTATCAAGCTTCCGATCACCGCTTACACGTCCATTCTTCACCGTATCTCCGGTGTCATCCTCTTTGTCGGTATCGCCATCCTGCTGTTCGGCCTCGACAAGTCGCTGACTTCCGAAGAGGGCTTCGCCCAAGTGAAAGAATGCCTGACCAGCCCGCTGGCCAAGTTCGTGATCTGGGGTCTTCTGTCCGCTCTGCTGTACCACCTGGTGGCCGGTGTGCGCCATCTGATCATGGATGTCGGCGTCGGTGAGACGCTTGAAGGCGGCAAGCTGGGCTCGAAAATCGTGCTTGTCATCTCGGTCATCGTGATCGTGCTGCTGGGGGTGTGGATATGGTAACCAACGTTACGAACTTCTCGCGTTCGGGCCTCTATGACTGGATGGCGCAACGCGTTTCTGCGGTCGTTCTCGCGGCTTACACGCTGTTTCTGCTGGGCTATGTGATCTGTAATCCAGGGATGGGCTATGCCGAATGGCACGGCCTGTTCTCTCACACCGCGATGCGCATCTTCAGCCTTCTGGCGCTGGTTGCGTTGATCGTGCACGCCTGGGTAGGTCTGTGGACCATCACCACCGACTACCTGACGCCCATGGCCATTGGCCGCTGGGCTACCGGCGTGCGTTTCCTGGTTCAGGCGGTATGTGGCGTTCTCCAGTTCGTCCTGTTCGTCTGGGGCGTCCAGATTCTGTGGGGTTTCTGATTCATGGCTAGCATCCGTACTCTTTCCTATGACGCCATCATCGTAGGTGGTGGTGGCGCTGGTATGCGCGCAGCGCTGCAGCTGGCTCAGGGCGGTCACAAGACTGCCGTGGTCACCAAGGTGTTCCCGACTCGCTCGCACACCGTATCCGCTCAAGGTGGTATCACCTGCGCCATCGCTTCGGCCGACCCGAACGATGATTGGCGCTGGCACATGTACGATACCGTCAAGGGTTCCGACTACATCGGTGACCAGGACGCTATCGAATACATGTGTTCCGTCGGTCCGGAGGCCGTGTTCGAACTCGAGCACATGGGCCTGCCGTTCTCCCGTACCGAGCAAGGCCGCATCTATCAACGTCCGTTCGGCGGTCAGTCCAAAGGCCCGGATAATCCGACTCAGGCTGCCCGTACCTGCGCCGCTGCCGACCGTACCGGTCACGCACTGCTGCACACCCTGTATCAGGCCAACCTGAAAGCCGGCACCTCGTTCCTCAACGAGTGGTACGCAGTCGATCTGGTGAAGAACCAGGACGGCGCTATCGTCGGCATCATCGCCATCTGCATCGAGACTGGCGAAACCGTCTACATCCGCTCCAAGGCCGTGGTTCTGGCCACTGGCGGTGCCGGTCGTATCTACGCCTCCACCACCAACGCCCTGAT
It encodes:
- a CDS encoding START domain-containing protein; protein product: MIRISALAMILCASAAHAAERPWQLEREEDGIRVYLAEVPGSKYKAYRGVVTVKSDLPHLLALQEDVSGSCAWIFSCQQQRLLETKDDVSEIYTRFKMPWPVKSRDSVIQVTTRTEPDGSVTRLLKAVPERLPEEKDFVRVSRVDGQWHMKPLSDGEVEVTYEVHTEPGGSVPSWLANSFVVDAPLETLKGLRAQAEGR
- the gltA gene encoding citrate synthase, which produces MADKKAQLIIEGAAPVELPVLTGTVGPDVIDVRGLTATGRFTFDPGFMSTASCESKITYIDGDKGILLHRGYPIEQLAEDSDYLETCYLLLNGELPSKEEKAQFVSTIKNHTMVHEQLKTFFNGFRRDAHPMAIMCGVVGALSAFYHDSLDINNPRHREISAMRLVAKMPTIAAMTYKYSMGQPMMYPRNDLNYAENFLHMMFNTPAEIKPISPVLAKAMDKIFILHADHEQNASTSTVRLAGSSGANPFACIAAGIAALWGPAHGGANEAVLAMLDEIGDVSNIDKFIAKAKDKNDPFKLMGFGHRVYKNRDPRATVMKQTCDEVLGELGITNDPQLELAMRLEEIALTDPYFKERNLYPNVDFYSGIILKAIGIPTSMFTVIFALARTVGWISHWKEMLSGPYKIGRPRQLYTGYEQRDLPANRD
- the sdhC gene encoding succinate dehydrogenase, cytochrome b556 subunit, with translation MNSQRPVNLDLRTIKLPITAYTSILHRISGVILFVGIAILLFGLDKSLTSEEGFAQVKECLTSPLAKFVIWGLLSALLYHLVAGVRHLIMDVGVGETLEGGKLGSKIVLVISVIVIVLLGVWIW
- the sdhD gene encoding succinate dehydrogenase, hydrophobic membrane anchor protein — its product is MVTNVTNFSRSGLYDWMAQRVSAVVLAAYTLFLLGYVICNPGMGYAEWHGLFSHTAMRIFSLLALVALIVHAWVGLWTITTDYLTPMAIGRWATGVRFLVQAVCGVLQFVLFVWGVQILWGF